Within the Catalinimonas niigatensis genome, the region CCAATCGCCAGCACCTTGTTGGTGGTACGGTCAATAGCGATGATAGAAGGTTCGTCTACTACTATCTTCTCCTTGTTGATAATTAATGTATTAGCTGTACCCAGATCAATAGCTATATCACTGGAGAAAAAGTCAAACAATCCCATGTCTTAGTAAATAATGTGGTTTGAGTTATACTATTGAAACGCATTTGAAATTATGCAAATTTGTATTAAGTAGAAGCTTTTTTAAAGCTTTATTTCGTATTGGCTTGTAGTAAGTAAGATATTTTTCAATTCTGCACCAAACCTATATTGCTAACAGTTAGGTATATAAACTATATGTATTTTCAGTAAAATTAGAACGATTTTTTTTATCTAGCAGCTTTCGTGCTAAAGATGTTTCATAATAACCGAAATCCCATATCCAGGCTTTTTCAAGAGGGGACATCCACATCAGGCATATCTTAGAGAAACAATACATTTACTCTCTCATTTGAGCGCTTTATTAAGCAGAAAAAAATCAGTTGTTTGTTTAATCGATTATCACCAGCTCTTTATTTTTTTCCATGCTGTTAAGCACGCTTAGGCTATCTACTACAGATGTGTATATTTCGTGCATCTTCTCCATATCTGCCAGATAATACTCGTAACTTTTATAATAAGCAGAGTCACTTATATTATGCTTCTCAAATAAAGATTGCTCATAGTTTCTAAAGATAATTTCCAGTGAGTCACGGTCTTTCACTTTGATGTATCCTACTTTGGCCTCAGCGATATGCAAGTCTATCAGAAAAGAAATCATTTTATTTTCAGAAATCAGCCCTTTGGGTTTTGGGGGCGCCTCTTCCTGCCTACAGCCAGAAATCAAGAGTATCATTCCTAAGTAACATAGCATCTTTCTCATCATATTTTTATCAACTATTCAACAACAAGTCCGTACATCTTGCAAACCTAACATAAAAAAAACGTAAAAAGAGCCCTTCATATCATGAAAGCATCATTAGGACGTTATACTTTTTACAAACTTAGCTTTATATCCTATGCAAGCTGCCATCAAAGAAGCAACTATACACATGGGCACTACTGCCGGAAAGCAATTGCTGGAAGACATTAGTGCAGCAAGACAGGAAGTAATTGTACTCTCTCCTTTTTTGAATGCAGAACAAATGCGCCTCCTACTTAAACTGCACCAGGAGAATGTCCGCATCACCCTGATTACCACGCTCTGTCATAACATGATTGGTAACCTTGAAGGTGATGACTTTCGGGCGGAACTTATCAAGCAGTACAAAAGGAAAGATCCTGAGGCGGAGCATAAGAAAGAGTCTCTTAAAGGGCTGATTACCTTCCTTTATGTTGCTCTATTCTCCTTCATACTGACTGGTATTTACACTTACTTATACTATTACGCTTATGCACAAGTCTGTATGTTAGTGCTGGTACTCCTTACACTCTTTGTGCTTTGCACAGCAGCTTCCGAATTGAGAAATACATCTCTTTATCGCTATTCTTATAAAACGATTTTCCCACTAAAGATATTTATTGACCCTGGTAATCAGAAAGTCAAGAATAGCAGTAAGCACTTTATCCATGCCAAAGCATTCATTATTGACCAAAGCATTGCTTACTTAGGATCAGCTGATTTTACCTGCTCCTCTCTAAGCAGCAATTATGAATCCATCATTCGTACGGAAGATAGAGAAGCGATACAGGATTTACTTTCTGAGGTGAAACGCCTTTGCAACAATGCTTCGGATGATATGGATTTTGTGGATATTGAAGAATGGGGTAAAATGATCTATGATGAGCCACTGAAATAAACGGAACTCATAATACATTTAACACCTGCTCTTTGATTTTTTCTAATTCTTCTTTCATACCTATCACTGAACGTTGAATGGCTGCATCGTTAGCTTTGGAGCCGATAGTATTTATCTCACGACCCATTTCCTGAGAAATGAAACCCAGCTTTTTACCATGCACATCAGGACTAGCTAATACTTCTTCAAAGTAGTTCAGGTGGTTGGTTAAACGAACAATCTCTTCATTGACATCCAGCTTTTCTATGTAATAGATCAATTCCTGTTCAAAACGGTTCTGATCTACGATATCTTTAGCAAAAGACTCTTCTATCTGGGTTTGAAGTTTCTGCCGCAATCGCTGATCCCGCACCGGAGCCTGATTTTTTACTTCTTCCAGAGCAGCTCGGATATTTACTGAACAAACAGCAAAATCTTTCATTAACGCTTCACCTTCCTGAATTCTAAATTGATCACACTGGACCAAAGCTTCTTCTATCACTGATTTCACTGCCTCCCAAAGATCGTGGTCGGCATTTTCCTGTACCATAGGTTGTAGCACATCCGGTGATTGTACTGCCAAGCGAAAAAGATCCTGTTCTGGAGCCTGTAGTTCCTTAGCCGTTTCTTTATACAAATAATAATAAGCTTTCAGTAATTCCTGATTCACTGAAGGCTGCCCTCCCAGCTGGTCTTTTCCCTTAAAATCAACCATTAGGGAAACTTTGCCGCGCTGAAG harbors:
- a CDS encoding phospholipase D-like domain-containing protein is translated as MQAAIKEATIHMGTTAGKQLLEDISAARQEVIVLSPFLNAEQMRLLLKLHQENVRITLITTLCHNMIGNLEGDDFRAELIKQYKRKDPEAEHKKESLKGLITFLYVALFSFILTGIYTYLYYYAYAQVCMLVLVLLTLFVLCTAASELRNTSLYRYSYKTIFPLKIFIDPGNQKVKNSSKHFIHAKAFIIDQSIAYLGSADFTCSSLSSNYESIIRTEDREAIQDLLSEVKRLCNNASDDMDFVDIEEWGKMIYDEPLK
- a CDS encoding YicC/YloC family endoribonuclease, which produces MIKSMTGYGKANRESSLFDITVEVKTLNSKFLDIGHKLPRIFGNREIEVRQLVSEKLQRGKVSLMVDFKGKDQLGGQPSVNQELLKAYYYLYKETAKELQAPEQDLFRLAVQSPDVLQPMVQENADHDLWEAVKSVIEEALVQCDQFRIQEGEALMKDFAVCSVNIRAALEEVKNQAPVRDQRLRQKLQTQIEESFAKDIVDQNRFEQELIYYIEKLDVNEEIVRLTNHLNYFEEVLASPDVHGKKLGFISQEMGREINTIGSKANDAAIQRSVIGMKEELEKIKEQVLNVL
- a CDS encoding DUF4296 domain-containing protein, giving the protein MILLISGCRQEEAPPKPKGLISENKMISFLIDLHIAEAKVGYIKVKDRDSLEIIFRNYEQSLFEKHNISDSAYYKSYEYYLADMEKMHEIYTSVVDSLSVLNSMEKNKELVIID